The window TTGCTGCTCCAAATTGCTGCATCGCTTCTTTAATATTCGTACGCATTTTAAACTCCTATAATTTTAATTTGTATTTAAATTATAAATTCGAAAAAAAAATTGTCAAGAGATTTTTTTTAATATATTTATATATTATTTTAAAATATTTACTCATAATCAATTATATGTTTATTTATATATTTTAAAATTAAAAATGAGGATAAAAAATCACATTTTTTATCAAATTATTTTTGTTAAAATAAGTACTTATTATTAAATTTTATAGATTGATTTAAGATTGACAAAACGTATGAATATAATATAATATAATTCTATTATTCATATTAAAGGATTAACATAATGACAACAGAGAAATTTGCTCATAAAATTAGGTATTATACTATAGATATGATTATCCATATGGGATTTGGACATATAGGAGGAGCTCTATCTATAGTTGATTGTTTAGCTGTTTTATATGCTCCAAAAGAAGGACTTTTAAAAATAGATCCGAAACATCCAAGATGGGATGAAAGAGACTATTTTGTAATGAGTAAAGGCCATGCAGGGGCAGCACTTTATGCAACACTTGCTTCTAGAGATTTTTTCGATCTCAAAATATTACATACGCTAAATCAACCTGGTACTATTCTACCTTCTCATGTGGATAGATTGAAAACACCTGGTGTAGATATGACTGCAGGAAGTTTAGCTCAAGGATTTGGTGCTTCAGTTGGTATTGCAATAGGAGCGAGATTGAAAAATAAAAATCAAAAAGTATATTGTATTGTTGGGGATGGAGAACTCAATGAAGGTCAGTGTTGGGAAGCTATTCAAGTTGCAGCTCATCAAAAACTAAATAATTTAATTGTATTTGTTGATGATAATAAAAAACAATTAGATGGTATTTCATCAGATATTTGTGAAGCATTTGATTTTGTACAAAAATTTGATGCTTTTGGATGGAATGCAATACGTGTTGATGGACATGATCACCAACAATTACGTGAACAAATTCTCAAAGCTCATGAACAGTCCAAACCAACAGTAATTGTTATGACTACTATTAAAGGTAAAGGTATTGAATTTTTAGAAAACATTAATGATCATCATTTGAGAATTGATACAGATGAAAAACAAGAACTTTTAAATAATGCTAAAAAATATTATGCTAAAAAAGCAGAATTATAAGGGATTAAGATGATAGTACAAGAAAATATAATAGATAACAAAGAAATTAGAACGGCATGTTTAGATGGTATTATTGAAATTGCAAAAAAAGATGATAAGGTTTGTTTTATTGATACAGATCTTGTTGCATCTAGTGGTTCTGGTGTTTTTCAAAAAGCATTTCCAAAGCGTTTCTTTAATATTGGAATTATGGAAGCTGAAGCGATTAGTATGGCTGCAGGTTTAGGAGTTACAGGGTACAAATGTTTTGTACACAGTTTTGCTCCTTTTGCATCAAGACGATGTTTTGATCAAGCTGCAGTCAG of the Spirochaetota bacterium genome contains:
- a CDS encoding transketolase gives rise to the protein MTTEKFAHKIRYYTIDMIIHMGFGHIGGALSIVDCLAVLYAPKEGLLKIDPKHPRWDERDYFVMSKGHAGAALYATLASRDFFDLKILHTLNQPGTILPSHVDRLKTPGVDMTAGSLAQGFGASVGIAIGARLKNKNQKVYCIVGDGELNEGQCWEAIQVAAHQKLNNLIVFVDDNKKQLDGISSDICEAFDFVQKFDAFGWNAIRVDGHDHQQLREQILKAHEQSKPTVIVMTTIKGKGIEFLENINDHHLRIDTDEKQELLNNAKKYYAKKAEL